The following proteins are co-located in the Desulfoscipio sp. XC116 genome:
- the spoIIAB gene encoding anti-sigma F factor, with translation MNKAVLEFSSRSSNVAFARVAVAAFASQLDFTLSDLEEIKVAVSEAVTNAIIHGYDSNPDHTVRLEIKVAEEFLEIEVIDGGRGIKDISKALEPVYSTDPERMGLGFAFMQSFMEKFALSSSPDQGTRVKMSRRAGAPGCKAMREQ, from the coding sequence TTGAATAAAGCCGTACTTGAGTTTTCCAGCCGCTCGTCAAATGTGGCTTTTGCACGGGTGGCGGTGGCAGCTTTTGCATCTCAGTTGGATTTTACACTATCTGATTTGGAAGAAATAAAGGTGGCGGTTTCCGAAGCAGTGACTAATGCTATTATACACGGCTATGATAGTAATCCGGATCATACGGTTCGGTTGGAAATAAAAGTGGCCGAGGAGTTTTTAGAGATTGAAGTAATAGATGGAGGCAGGGGAATAAAGGATATTTCCAAGGCCCTGGAACCGGTCTATTCCACCGATCCCGAGCGCATGGGTCTGGGATTTGCTTTTATGCAGTCATTTATGGAAAAGTTTGCATTGTCTTCTTCCCCGGATCAAGGCACCCGGGTAAAAATGAGCAGAAGGGCAGGGGCACCCGGCTGTAAGGCAATGCGTGAGCAATAG
- a CDS encoding D-alanyl-D-alanine carboxypeptidase family protein, translated as MKSKKVYSMILALVLVTVAAAAAAGPAATGAPVSGAAPVTAGPVSDLKEAATGEDLAVVRQSPAQVSAAALETTAEAAVLMDAATGKVLWSKEKDKELPMASVTKIMTLLLACEALEQGKISLDDRVTVSENAWGMGGSQIYLEPGEEMNMRDMLISVAVGSANDASVAVAEHIAGSEEAFVEIMNSRAGELGCRHTRFANPTGLPAENHYTSAQDMAVILRQALACPHFTKISSIYRYDIRGGDFVLWNTNKLLKWYQGADAGKTGWTNEAKYCLAATAKREDLRLISVVLGTPEPRSHFRETMKIFNYGFARYEAVHFAQSGERIKTVKVGKGTIDQVGVIAGADIAMAVPKGQKQNYRGQALLPEEITAPLNKGQKVGDFVLLEGDKEVQRVPLLAQNQVGRASVFRQMHKALEQIF; from the coding sequence ATGAAGAGTAAGAAAGTTTATTCGATGATACTGGCGCTGGTGCTGGTTACGGTTGCTGCCGCCGCTGCAGCCGGGCCGGCGGCAACCGGCGCTCCGGTATCCGGAGCGGCACCGGTAACTGCCGGACCGGTATCCGATTTGAAAGAGGCAGCCACCGGGGAAGATCTTGCCGTAGTGCGGCAAAGCCCTGCACAGGTGTCCGCCGCGGCGCTGGAAACAACTGCGGAAGCGGCCGTGCTGATGGATGCCGCTACGGGTAAGGTACTCTGGTCCAAGGAAAAGGACAAAGAGCTGCCTATGGCCAGTGTTACTAAAATTATGACCTTGCTGTTGGCCTGTGAAGCGCTCGAACAGGGTAAAATAAGCCTTGACGATCGGGTTACGGTTTCGGAAAACGCCTGGGGCATGGGTGGTTCTCAGATATACCTGGAGCCCGGCGAGGAAATGAACATGAGGGATATGCTGATTTCCGTAGCCGTGGGATCGGCCAATGACGCGAGCGTGGCCGTGGCCGAGCACATTGCCGGGTCGGAGGAAGCGTTCGTGGAAATAATGAATAGCCGGGCCGGAGAATTGGGCTGCCGGCATACCAGGTTCGCCAATCCTACCGGGCTGCCCGCTGAAAATCACTATACATCGGCACAAGATATGGCGGTAATCCTGCGCCAGGCGCTGGCTTGCCCGCATTTCACCAAAATTTCTTCCATTTATCGATATGATATTCGGGGCGGGGATTTTGTTTTATGGAATACTAATAAATTGCTCAAGTGGTACCAGGGGGCAGATGCCGGAAAAACAGGCTGGACCAATGAAGCTAAGTATTGCCTGGCCGCCACAGCCAAGCGGGAAGACCTGCGCTTAATTTCGGTGGTGCTGGGCACACCCGAGCCCCGCAGTCATTTTAGGGAAACCATGAAAATTTTCAATTACGGATTTGCCCGCTATGAGGCTGTGCATTTTGCCCAGAGCGGAGAACGGATCAAAACCGTCAAAGTAGGCAAGGGTACTATAGATCAGGTGGGTGTTATTGCGGGTGCGGATATAGCTATGGCCGTGCCCAAGGGACAAAAGCAAAATTATCGGGGCCAAGCTCTTCTGCCGGAAGAAATCACCGCTCCGCTAAACAAGGGGCAAAAGGTGGGCGACTTTGTTTTGCTGGAAGGAGACAAGGAAGTACAGCGGGTGCCTCTGCTGGCTCAAAATCAGGTCGGCCGGGCTTCGGTGTTCCGTCAAATGCACAAGGCCCTGGAGCAGATTTTTTAG
- a CDS encoding dodecin family protein — MHIKVMEMVGESTEGWRSAVQSAVSEASKTIDDIVGVEVVNFTANVQNGRVVEYKANLKVAHTS; from the coding sequence ATGCATATCAAAGTTATGGAAATGGTGGGAGAGTCAACGGAAGGTTGGCGCAGTGCAGTGCAGTCGGCGGTTTCCGAGGCCTCCAAAACAATAGACGATATTGTCGGTGTGGAAGTCGTCAACTTTACCGCCAATGTGCAAAACGGCAGAGTAGTGGAGTATAAGGCCAATCTTAAAGTAGCTCACACCAGTTAA
- a CDS encoding anti-sigma factor antagonist (This anti-anti-sigma factor, or anti-sigma factor antagonist, belongs to a family that includes characterized members SpoIIAA, RsbV, RsfA, and RsfB.), producing MNYTIKKVNNYLIVSVMGDVDISLTDSLREDVDRALTEHGVNRLIFDLTEVDFVDSAGLGVILGRYKKIAAGGGKVYLAGAKPQVKKVLDLSGLPRLMEIYPSLRMLLDKIG from the coding sequence GTGAATTATACAATTAAAAAGGTAAATAATTATCTCATAGTTTCGGTGATGGGTGATGTGGATATCAGCCTGACTGATTCGCTGCGTGAAGATGTGGATCGGGCGTTGACGGAACATGGTGTCAACCGGCTTATTTTTGACTTAACTGAAGTTGATTTCGTGGACAGCGCCGGTTTGGGGGTCATTTTAGGTCGTTATAAAAAAATTGCCGCCGGTGGCGGGAAGGTATACCTGGCGGGCGCCAAGCCGCAAGTGAAAAAAGTGCTGGATTTGTCCGGGTTGCCGCGTTTAATGGAAATATACCCTTCTTTGCGCATGCTGCTGGATAAAATCGGGTAA
- the sigF gene encoding RNA polymerase sporulation sigma factor SigF — MSNRLMEMNLPRFPLLKDAEMKELLTRAQTGDEQARERLVNCNLKLVFNLVKRFQNRGYELEDLFQIGCIGLMKAIDKFDMSYNVRFSTYAVPMIVGEIRRFLRDDNHVKVSRSIKETAYKVQQTRDILVAKIGREPSINEIAAELGIPREEVVTALEASQSPASIYETLHQDDGDPIYLLDQLSESDGEETPWLDNIAIKEVLKRLPDRDRLILLWRFFGDKTQGEIASRLGLSQVQVSRLERQALQKLRDMMESVQ, encoded by the coding sequence ATGAGTAACCGGTTAATGGAAATGAACCTGCCCCGCTTTCCTCTGCTTAAGGATGCGGAAATGAAAGAGCTGCTGACCCGGGCCCAAACGGGGGACGAGCAGGCCAGAGAACGCCTGGTTAATTGTAATTTAAAGCTGGTTTTTAACCTTGTCAAGCGGTTTCAAAACCGGGGTTATGAGCTGGAAGACCTTTTTCAGATCGGCTGTATTGGACTGATGAAGGCCATTGATAAGTTTGATATGAGCTACAATGTGCGTTTTTCCACTTATGCGGTGCCCATGATAGTGGGCGAGATCAGGAGGTTTTTGCGAGACGATAATCACGTCAAGGTAAGCCGCTCTATTAAAGAAACCGCTTATAAAGTGCAGCAGACGCGGGATATACTGGTAGCTAAAATAGGCCGTGAGCCTTCTATTAATGAAATTGCCGCCGAACTGGGCATACCCAGGGAAGAAGTAGTTACGGCGCTGGAGGCGTCCCAATCTCCCGCCTCCATTTATGAAACACTGCACCAGGATGACGGCGATCCTATTTACTTATTGGATCAGTTGAGCGAGAGTGACGGGGAGGAAACGCCCTGGCTGGATAATATTGCGATTAAAGAGGTACTTAAAAGGCTGCCGGACAGGGATCGGCTCATACTGCTGTGGCGGTTTTTCGGCGATAAAACCCAGGGGGAGATCGCCAGCCGGCTGGGACTTTCACAGGTGCAGGTTTCCCGCCTGGAACGCCAGGCTTTGCAGAAATTACGGGATATGATGGAAAGTGTTCAATAA